A region from the Desmospora profundinema genome encodes:
- a CDS encoding Ger(x)C family spore germination protein, translated as MEINLWRKGLILVIAVTLLTGCWDRREINELAFVMGLGIDQVKVDEKTRFRVTHQILEQQNQPQDPQGGGGGGGGARTFENIASQSDTMLQASREVATLWNRTPFFQYVRVVVISDAIARTVPLDELLNLYVRSPEVRRSVKVFITRGEAKAVLEGGRKQEEVPSIALDEMIEENRKKSLSLGVEPALGEAVKAMNQKRDFVLPRVNIHRGTHQMEGGAVIDGETKKQVGWLNREEMDGYGLLSGEAEGGQVVVRPPNTAAPIVYEVQGVKPTKLIPRIKGSRLSFVAMVNVEGRLIENWIKGNDTFEEEMIDQLEDAVEIEVRRLVAQTIRKSKMLQTDIAGFGNQLRIHSIETWKKEEKEWKKRYSEIPIEVQVKAKIKEFGSKGILK; from the coding sequence GTGGAAATTAACCTATGGCGAAAAGGATTGATCCTAGTGATCGCGGTGACGCTTCTCACCGGATGTTGGGATCGGCGGGAAATCAATGAATTGGCCTTTGTGATGGGGCTGGGGATCGATCAAGTAAAAGTCGACGAGAAAACCCGCTTCCGGGTCACCCATCAAATCCTGGAACAACAAAATCAACCGCAGGATCCTCAAGGAGGAGGGGGGGGAGGGGGAGGAGCCCGCACCTTTGAAAACATCGCCTCCCAAAGCGACACCATGCTGCAGGCCAGTCGGGAAGTGGCCACCCTATGGAATCGCACCCCCTTTTTTCAATATGTGAGAGTGGTTGTAATCAGTGACGCCATCGCCAGAACCGTCCCTCTCGATGAACTGCTCAACCTGTATGTGCGAAGTCCCGAAGTTCGCAGGAGCGTCAAAGTATTCATTACCAGGGGAGAGGCGAAAGCCGTATTGGAAGGGGGCCGCAAGCAGGAGGAAGTCCCCTCCATCGCCCTGGATGAGATGATCGAAGAAAATCGTAAAAAATCCCTTAGCTTAGGGGTAGAGCCCGCGCTCGGGGAAGCGGTCAAAGCCATGAACCAGAAACGAGATTTCGTCCTTCCCCGGGTCAACATTCACCGTGGAACCCATCAAATGGAGGGAGGAGCGGTGATTGACGGGGAAACCAAAAAGCAGGTGGGATGGCTGAACCGAGAAGAGATGGACGGATACGGCCTTTTGTCCGGAGAAGCCGAGGGAGGACAGGTGGTCGTCCGCCCCCCCAATACGGCAGCCCCCATCGTCTATGAAGTTCAGGGTGTAAAACCGACCAAACTGATCCCCCGCATCAAGGGGTCCCGCCTGTCCTTCGTGGCTATGGTAAATGTGGAAGGGCGATTGATCGAAAACTGGATCAAGGGAAATGACACGTTTGAAGAGGAAATGATCGACCAACTGGAGGATGCGGTGGAAATAGAGGTCCGTCGTCTGGTGGCACAAACCATCCGTAAGTCCAAAATGCTTCAAACGGATATCGCCGGATTTGGAAACCAATTGCGTATTCATTCCATCGAAACCTGGAAAAAAGAGGAGAAGGAATGGAAAAAGCGGTACAGTGAAATCCCCATCGAAGTCCAAGTGAAAGCGAAGATTAAGGAGTTTGGAAGTAAAGGGATCCTAAAATAA
- a CDS encoding GerAB/ArcD/ProY family transporter — MPSYSMTRYQMTVVLISSIVGAGIITLPRVAVDASEGSPDVWISMLVSGVISLSLGVFIVKFARRFPGKTLFQYSQTILGKPLGILVGLFYCLYFLCVATYSARIQAEVIRLYLLETTPIGFLVFIFILMGVYPLMGGWRPYVRLHEFFLPLIMLIFLLVLAQSIPGFDLDRLRPVLQDGWKPIVKALESTIYASLGFEIMLVLAAFMNSTKETVQATLMGIGVPILLYTTTIIIVVGVLTPEATATITYPLLEMTTEIAYPALFFERFELFFFVGWVITIYTTFGSFYYVSAHGLHEMFGWKIETTVKLLIPVAYVLAIFPQNVNQMFRFSDFVGYAALVTAGAIPFLLWIVAGIRRAVGGN; from the coding sequence ATGCCTTCCTACTCAATGACCCGTTACCAAATGACTGTTGTATTGATCTCCTCCATCGTTGGGGCCGGTATCATCACACTTCCCCGTGTCGCCGTCGATGCCTCCGAAGGCTCTCCCGACGTGTGGATCAGCATGCTGGTGAGCGGGGTTATCTCATTGAGCCTCGGGGTGTTTATCGTTAAGTTTGCCAGAAGATTTCCGGGGAAGACGTTGTTCCAATACAGCCAAACCATTTTGGGAAAGCCTCTCGGTATCTTGGTGGGGCTGTTTTACTGTCTGTACTTCTTATGTGTCGCCACCTACAGCGCCCGCATCCAAGCGGAGGTGATCCGTCTCTACCTGTTGGAGACCACTCCGATCGGATTCCTGGTGTTTATCTTTATCCTGATGGGGGTCTATCCGCTCATGGGAGGATGGCGCCCCTATGTCCGATTGCATGAATTTTTCCTCCCCCTGATCATGCTGATTTTCTTGTTGGTTCTTGCGCAAAGCATACCGGGATTCGATTTGGATCGACTCCGACCCGTGCTGCAAGATGGATGGAAACCGATTGTAAAAGCGCTCGAAAGCACGATCTACGCTTCTCTCGGCTTTGAAATCATGCTGGTTCTGGCCGCTTTTATGAACAGCACCAAAGAAACGGTCCAAGCCACCCTGATGGGCATCGGCGTTCCCATCCTTCTTTACACCACTACCATCATCATTGTCGTGGGTGTACTCACCCCCGAAGCCACCGCGACAATCACCTACCCGCTTTTGGAGATGACCACGGAAATCGCTTATCCCGCTCTCTTCTTTGAACGGTTTGAGCTGTTTTTCTTCGTGGGGTGGGTGATTACCATCTACACTACCTTTGGCAGCTTCTATTATGTTTCTGCCCATGGATTGCATGAGATGTTCGGATGGAAAATAGAGACCACTGTCAAGCTTTTGATCCCCGTTGCTTACGTGCTGGCCATCTTTCCCCAAAATGTAAACCAAATGTTCCGGTTTAGCGATTTCGTGGGTTATGCGGCGTTGGTGACCGCAGGAGCGATTCCCTTCCTGTTGTGGATCGTAGCCGGTATACGGAGGGCTGTCGGTGGAAATTAA
- a CDS encoding SDR family oxidoreductase yields the protein MLVSSNNAISLGWIDVTPWQKRFVRQPETLSQEDHRQHPAGRVGRPEDIVRAVRFLASEEADLSFIWWWMAVCRSR from the coding sequence ATGCTGGTCAGCAGCAATAACGCCATCAGCCTTGGCTGGATTGATGTCACTCCTTGGCAGAAACGATTCGTCCGCCAACCGGAGACTCTTTCACAGGAAGACCACCGACAGCATCCAGCGGGACGTGTCGGCCGACCGGAGGATATCGTCCGCGCGGTTCGTTTTTTGGCGTCGGAGGAGGCGGATTTATCGTTCATCTGGTGGTGGATGGCGGTATGTCGGTCAAGATGA
- a CDS encoding AzlC family ABC transporter permease, protein MLDTRAAWRAGVVAAVPIMIGYLPIAITFGVIAQQTGVTPWETTFMSMFVFAGASQFMAVQMGAAGAGVLEIVIATFVLNFRHFVMSLSLMERLPSISRRWKWLLSSGITDETFAVASFEARKRELHRFQLAGLILGAYVSWVVGSLGGHWMAQTIPPALSESMSIALYAMFIGLLIPAVRGAWRAAAVAVTSMLLCAAFQAVLDSGWAIVMATVIAAGLGSFWMKGEGD, encoded by the coding sequence ATGTTGGATACCAGGGCTGCGTGGCGGGCGGGAGTGGTTGCTGCTGTCCCCATTATGATCGGATATTTGCCCATTGCGATTACGTTTGGGGTAATCGCGCAACAGACGGGTGTGACTCCGTGGGAAACCACTTTCATGTCGATGTTCGTGTTTGCCGGTGCCAGTCAATTCATGGCGGTGCAGATGGGTGCGGCAGGTGCCGGGGTACTGGAAATTGTGATTGCTACTTTTGTTCTTAATTTTCGCCACTTTGTGATGAGCCTTTCCCTGATGGAACGGCTGCCCTCTATTTCACGCAGGTGGAAGTGGCTGTTGTCCTCCGGGATTACGGATGAAACATTTGCGGTTGCTTCCTTTGAAGCAAGAAAGCGGGAGCTTCATCGCTTTCAATTGGCGGGATTGATTCTGGGGGCCTATGTTTCCTGGGTGGTTGGTTCCTTGGGCGGACATTGGATGGCGCAGACGATTCCGCCGGCTCTCAGCGAAAGCATGTCCATCGCGTTGTATGCCATGTTTATCGGGTTGTTGATCCCGGCAGTGCGCGGCGCTTGGCGGGCAGCGGCGGTGGCCGTCACCAGTATGCTGTTATGTGCGGCGTTCCAGGCGGTCTTGGACAGCGGTTGGGCGATTGTGATGGCAACGGTGATCGCAGCCGGTTTGGGTTCGTTTTGGATGAAAGGGGAGGGTGACTAA
- a CDS encoding AzlD domain-containing protein, translated as MWIWIILGMALATMIPRWMPVWLVDRWELPDWFRGWLQAIPFAALGALIFPGILSVEPREPLVGLIGGLVAAVLAWFRLPILVVIIGAIGTVMVWRWWGW; from the coding sequence ATGTGGATTTGGATTATTCTGGGGATGGCGTTGGCAACCATGATTCCGCGCTGGATGCCGGTATGGCTGGTGGATCGGTGGGAGCTACCTGACTGGTTTCGCGGCTGGTTGCAAGCCATTCCCTTTGCCGCATTGGGAGCGCTGATCTTTCCCGGCATCCTGTCTGTGGAACCCCGTGAGCCGCTGGTGGGTTTGATCGGTGGACTAGTGGCGGCAGTTCTGGCTTGGTTCCGGCTTCCGATTCTGGTTGTGATCATCGGTGCTATCGGTACGGTCATGGTATGGCGGTGGTGGGGATGGTAA